The Burkholderia ambifaria AMMD genome includes a region encoding these proteins:
- a CDS encoding phage tail tip lysozyme, translating to MSTTAVQGYNAGYLNGIDDVGGIGGTNESQLAQLLELLIEEIKQILDPSSQNSGDAGGVGGIGGGTPSYSAPPAYAGGGGAAPAGVSGGGGGQGGGGASPGIGGGGSGGGGGGGGNTLPNVSGGDAAHAIAQDLKSRYGLTDAQVAGVLGNLQQESGLKGNVNQGGATGAPSGNFADDNANGWGLAQWGGTRKQGEINYAKEHGLDPGSLEANIGFMNQELDTTYSKTITDIKQTTTAEQAALVWDKDYEQATDPQMENRNKYAEQFLAQGL from the coding sequence ATGTCCACCACAGCAGTGCAAGGCTATAACGCCGGCTATCTGAACGGCATCGACGATGTCGGCGGCATCGGCGGCACGAACGAATCGCAGCTCGCACAACTGCTCGAGTTGCTCATCGAAGAAATCAAGCAGATTCTCGATCCCTCCAGCCAGAATTCAGGCGATGCCGGTGGTGTGGGCGGCATCGGCGGCGGTACGCCTTCGTACTCCGCGCCGCCCGCCTATGCCGGCGGTGGCGGCGCCGCACCCGCTGGCGTGAGTGGCGGCGGTGGCGGCCAGGGCGGTGGCGGCGCGTCGCCGGGAATAGGCGGCGGTGGAAGCGGTGGCGGTGGCGGTGGCGGCGGCAACACGCTGCCCAACGTATCGGGCGGCGACGCCGCGCACGCCATCGCACAGGACCTCAAATCGCGCTACGGCCTGACCGACGCGCAGGTAGCCGGCGTGCTCGGTAACCTGCAGCAGGAAAGCGGGCTGAAAGGCAACGTCAATCAAGGCGGAGCGACAGGCGCGCCCTCCGGCAACTTCGCGGACGACAACGCCAACGGTTGGGGGCTTGCGCAATGGGGCGGCACACGCAAACAAGGCGAAATCAACTATGCGAAGGAGCACGGGCTCGACCCGGGCAGCCTCGAAGCCAACATCGGCTTCATGAATCAGGAACTCGACACGACGTACAGCAAGACGATCACGGACATCAAGCAGACGACGACGGCGGAACAAGCGGCACTGGTCTGGGATAAGGACTACGAACAGGCCACCGATCCGCAAATGGAAAACCGCAACAAGTACGCCGAGCAATTCCTCGCGCAAGGTCTCTGA